One window of the Misgurnus anguillicaudatus chromosome 8, ASM2758022v2, whole genome shotgun sequence genome contains the following:
- the LOC129450859 gene encoding zinc finger BED domain-containing protein 4-like — MWSHLKRHHLEAYNEAQKEKDDRAAASTSAASLTQPNLVEMFDAQRKWGTSDTRSKKVDLAIVEMIATDNHPFTVVSGVGFKRLVALLEPRYSLKTEKYYRTDLFKDVHTKVENKIKELVTLENAGPYLAFTTDCWSGDTESLMSLTCHFIDSDWERKQIVLNVKAMHGSHTGEYISEVFLSLLRHWDIDTERVVLVLRDSGANMIKGIRLTEVPDLSCSAHTLQLVVNDAINSQRAVMDIVAKLRSSATHFNHSILAKQRLKEIKKELDLPQHRIIQSVPTRWNSTLHMLESMLEQKRALTVYAGEHGKISILTADQWTLVGNLIDTLKPLEQVTLEMSKSDSSISCIIPSITVLKMLLEVEGAKARGIKTLRDTMLDSLKARFQNAEKNKCLVLATLLDPRYRGHALAPGTLSTAKDWIKGEHAILSEAEKQKKASSEDQAPDPKRIRVEEEEEEDASTSNLLGAHGPTSENTDDEEEHLFSQQLDQYLREPLIDRQTGQPLAWWKQNSSRLHLLEPLARKFLCPPPSSVPSERVFSEVSQIYEKKRNRLTGENAECLCFLHYNLQLLNWEY; from the coding sequence ATGTGGAGCCACTTGAAACGTCACCACCTTGAGGCCTATAATGAAGCACAAAAAGAAAAGGATGATCGAGCAGCAGCTTCTACTTCTGCAGCAAGTTTAACACAGCCTAATCTTGTGGAGATGTTCGATGCCCAAAGGAAATGGGGTACTTCTGACACTAGGTCCAAAAAAGTTGATCTTGCCATAGTTGAGATGATTGCCACAGACAATCATCCATTTACGGTTGTCTCTGGTGTTGGTTTTAAAAGGTTGGTGGCATTGCTGGAGCCCAGATACTCCCTCAAAACAGAAAAGTACTATCGCACTGACCTCTTTAAAGATGTTCACACAAAAGTAGAAAACAAAATCAAGGAGCTGGTCACATTAGAAAATGCAGGCCCATATTTGGCATTTACAACGGATTGTTGGTCTGGTGACACAGAATCCTTAATGAGCCTGACCTGTCATTTTATTGATAGTGACTGGGAGAGGAAACAAATTGTCCTCAATGTCAAAGCCATGCATGGCTCTCACACAGGTGAATATATCAGTGAGGTGTTCCTCAGTCTGCTGAGGCATTGGGACATCGACACAGAGAGAGTTGTGCTTGTGCTTCGCGATAGTGGCGCAAATATGATTAAAGGGATAAGGCTCACCGAAGTACCCGATCTCAGCTGCAGTGCTCACACCCTTCAGCTGGTGGTAAATGACGCGATCAACAGCCAGCGAGCAGTGATGGACATTGTTGCAAAATTAAGGTCTTCTGCTACCCATTTTAACCATTCGATACTGGCCAAACAGCGTTTGAAGGAAATTAAAAAAGAACTTGACCTCCCCCAGCACAGAATAATCCAGTCTGTTCCAACACGCTGGAACTCCACTCTTCACATGTTGGAAAGCATGCTGGAGCAGAAACGGGCACTTACTGTATATGCAGGGGAACATGGAAAGATATCAATCTTAACAGCAGACCAATGGACTCTTGTGGGCAATTTGATTGACACACTGAAACCGCTTGAACAGGTAACACTAGAAATGAGCAAATCAGACTCATCAATATCGTGCATAATTCCCAGCATCACTGTCTTAAAAATGTTACTTGAAGTTGAGGGTGCAAAAGCTAGGGGCATCAAAACACTCCGTGACACTATGCTGGACAGTTTAAAGGCAAGGTTCCAAAACGCAGAAAAGAACAAATGCTTGGTCCTCGCAACCTTACTAGATCCTCGTTACAGGGGTCATGCCTTGGCCCCAGGCACACTGAGCACTGCAAAAGACTGGATAAAGGGGGAGCATGCCATTCTGTCTGAGGCTGAGAAACAGAAAAAGGCTTCCTCAGAAGATCAAGCCCCGGATCCAAAACGGATAAGggtggaggaagaagaggaggaagatGCTAGTACGTCCAACCTTCTGGGGGCACATGGACCAACCTCTGAAAATACTGATGATGAGGAGGAGCACCTTTTCTCTCAGCAGCTGGATCAATACCTACGGGAGCCATTGATCGACAGACAGACCGGCCAACCGCTTGCATGGTGGAAACAAAATTCATCCCGCTTGCACCTTCTGGAACCACTTGCCAGAAAATTTCTCTGTCCACCCCCCTCCTCTGTTCCTAGTGAGAGGGTATTCAGCGAGGTCAGCCAGATATATGAGAAAAAGAGGAATAGGCTGACGGGAGAAAATGCAGAGTGTCTCTGTTTCCTCCATTATAACCTGCAGCTCCTAAACTGGGAGTATTAA